The following are encoded in a window of uncultured Pseudomonas sp. genomic DNA:
- a CDS encoding FMN-binding glutamate synthase family protein: MSLSLLNRYAFFAFCVLFTLGSLPFVAGHPWLWMLVVLTGLLSAIGLYGLLQSRHAVLRNYPILGNIRYLVEAIRPEIRQYLLESDSEQLPFSRAQRSLVYARAKNQSADKAFGTLADVYQGGFEFISHSMQPAAHADPSAFRVRIGGPQCTLAYSASVFNISAMSFGSLSANAIRALNQGAKRGGFYHDTGEGSISPYHREHGGDLVWELGSGYFGCRQDNGQFDPQRFAEQAASPQVKMIEIKLSQGAKPGHGGILPKHKITAEIAQTRGVPMGQDCVSPASHSAFSTPIELLQFVAQLRELAGGKPVGFKFCLGHPWEFMGIAKAMLETGILPDFIVVDGTEGGTGAAPVEFTDHIGAPLREGLLFVHNTLVGIGLRDKIRIGASGKIVSAFDIASVLALGADWANSARGFMFAIGCIQSQSCHTNKCPTGVATQDPLRQRALNVPDKADRVYSFHRNTLKALAEMLTAAGLDSPAQLEAKHLVRRMSASEIKLYSQLHVFLKPGELLTGEVSGAFYSRMWQMAQASSFAPAP, from the coding sequence ATGAGTTTGTCGCTGTTGAATCGCTATGCGTTTTTTGCCTTTTGCGTGCTGTTCACCTTGGGCAGCTTGCCGTTTGTCGCCGGGCATCCCTGGTTGTGGATGCTGGTCGTGCTGACTGGGCTGCTCAGTGCGATCGGCCTGTATGGCTTGCTGCAGAGCCGTCATGCGGTGCTGCGTAACTACCCTATCCTCGGCAATATCCGCTACCTGGTCGAGGCGATTCGCCCGGAAATTCGCCAATACCTGCTGGAGTCCGACAGTGAGCAGCTGCCGTTCTCGCGGGCGCAGCGCTCGCTGGTCTATGCGCGGGCAAAAAATCAGAGTGCGGACAAAGCCTTCGGCACTTTGGCGGACGTCTACCAAGGCGGTTTTGAGTTTATCAGCCACTCGATGCAGCCGGCGGCGCATGCCGACCCCAGCGCGTTTCGCGTGAGGATTGGCGGCCCGCAGTGCACGCTGGCGTATTCGGCCTCGGTATTCAATATCTCGGCCATGAGCTTCGGCTCGCTCAGTGCCAATGCCATTCGCGCGTTGAACCAGGGGGCGAAGCGCGGCGGTTTTTATCACGACACCGGTGAAGGCAGTATCAGCCCTTATCACCGTGAGCACGGTGGCGATTTGGTGTGGGAACTGGGTAGCGGCTATTTCGGCTGCCGTCAGGACAACGGCCAGTTTGACCCGCAGCGCTTTGCCGAACAGGCGGCCAGCCCGCAAGTGAAGATGATTGAGATCAAGCTATCCCAAGGGGCCAAACCGGGGCATGGCGGGATTCTGCCCAAGCACAAGATTACCGCCGAAATTGCCCAGACCCGTGGCGTGCCGATGGGTCAGGATTGCGTCTCTCCGGCCAGCCACAGTGCGTTTTCCACGCCTATTGAGTTACTCCAGTTTGTTGCCCAGCTGCGTGAGCTAGCGGGCGGTAAACCGGTGGGCTTCAAGTTCTGCCTGGGTCACCCGTGGGAGTTTATGGGCATCGCCAAGGCCATGCTAGAGACCGGCATTCTGCCCGACTTTATCGTCGTCGATGGCACGGAAGGCGGTACCGGAGCGGCGCCCGTGGAATTCACCGATCACATCGGCGCACCGCTGCGTGAGGGGCTGCTGTTTGTGCACAACACCCTGGTCGGCATTGGCTTGCGCGACAAGATCCGCATCGGCGCCAGTGGCAAAATTGTCAGCGCCTTCGATATTGCCAGCGTGCTGGCGCTGGGGGCTGACTGGGCCAACTCAGCCCGTGGCTTTATGTTTGCCATTGGCTGTATTCAGAGCCAGTCGTGCCATACCAACAAATGCCCGACCGGGGTGGCGACCCAGGACCCGTTGCGTCAGCGCGCGCTGAACGTGCCGGATAAGGCCGATCGCGTGTACAGCTTTCACCGTAATACGCTCAAGGCGCTGGCCGAGATGCTCACTGCTGCCGGCTTGGATAGCCCCGCGCAACTGGAGGCGAAGCACTTGGTGCGGCGCATGTCGGCGAGTGAGATCAAGCTTTACTCGCAACTGCACGTTTTCCTCAAGCCGGGTGAGTTACTCACTGGCGAGGTGTCCGGGGCGTTCTATTCGCGGATGTGGCAGATGGCCCAGGCCAGCAGCTTCGCGCCCGCGCCGTGA
- a CDS encoding PadR family transcriptional regulator, protein MSLKHAILILLEGEPGSGYDLLKRFKDGLGYFWNAKHQQVYLELKKLSEAGWLEFEAQAQDTRPDKKNYRLTPAGHAELLRWLGEPVQPNKINDALLVKLYAGAHTSLDNLREEMQRHVAVHRKTLDSLLQIEKDFHALPDAQRNTLRLPYLTLRRGILGEQSWLAWAAEVEQELNRH, encoded by the coding sequence ATGTCGCTCAAGCACGCCATTCTTATCCTGCTGGAAGGCGAGCCCGGCAGTGGCTACGACCTGCTCAAGCGCTTCAAGGATGGTCTCGGCTACTTTTGGAATGCCAAGCATCAGCAGGTCTACCTGGAGCTAAAAAAGCTCAGTGAAGCCGGCTGGCTGGAATTTGAAGCGCAGGCGCAGGACACCCGCCCAGACAAGAAGAACTACCGCCTGACACCGGCCGGCCACGCCGAACTGCTGCGCTGGCTGGGCGAGCCGGTGCAGCCCAACAAAATCAATGATGCATTGCTGGTCAAGCTCTACGCCGGCGCGCACACCAGCCTGGATAACCTGCGCGAGGAAATGCAGCGTCACGTGGCCGTGCACCGCAAGACCTTGGACAGCCTGCTGCAGATCGAAAAGGACTTCCACGCGTTGCCCGACGCACAACGCAACACCCTGCGCCTGCCCTACCTGACGCTGCGCCGTGGCATTCTCGGCGAGCAGTCCTGGCTGGCCTGGGCAGCAGAGGTGGAGCAGGAATTAAACCGCCACTGA